The following proteins come from a genomic window of Rattus norvegicus strain BN/NHsdMcwi chromosome 8, GRCr8, whole genome shotgun sequence:
- the Zkscan7 gene encoding zinc finger protein with KRAB and SCAN domains 7 isoform X1 yields MAHGSKFSMTPVCSTYMPWARSYHPRLSLTLATKTSGIQEIPEVTFPCFPSRHCCHFLVSWRCVALVSHRACGWRRGGKCGPHSGRDTGRAGVLARGGASSRSGRLAWGRLGLLAPVRQRCTGQTRPGDTLLTSFLDSEKQFLQLEAETHFQCACCSWDQLLSGITMTMEGRGTLDIIPRTAVYQKQEGSLTVKQEPGSQTWGQKNCPPVCEIFRLHFRQLCYHEMSGPQQALSRLRELCHWWLMPEVHTKEQILELLVLEQFLSILPRELQTWVQLHHPETGEEAVAVVEDFQRHLSESGEVSPPVQEQDVHLKKMVALRATEQSPTLTSGCCSAPDDLLNPPCDPGAHHFPSGHFGKNRMGSSEYSPKQGISKGSHSLDTSSGGLFGVALVEPESGDICEDPLAQVEGCPSDEGSELESDFLEKNDEKNSTKDRIEDSKDVRERPESPSSPAEHQREAKRQNSYQCDECGKIFNRSSHLLGHRRIHTGERPSECNECGKTFLQTSQLIVHLRTHTQEKPYECQESGKTYCHSSRLIQHQRLHNGEKPYKGNECVKASIQSSQLIDHKGAHAAEKPNESEEAFIWSKSLQHQVLHTSKKPYECNECGKAFCSNRNLTDHQRIHTGEKPYECIECGKAFSRSKCLTRHQSLHTGEKPYKCSECGKAFSQNSQLIDHERIHTGEKPFECSECGKKFSLSKCLIRHQRLHTGEKPYKCSECGKSFNQNSHLIIHQRIHTGEKPYGCNECGKVFSYSSSLMVHQRTHTGEKPYKCKDCMKSFGDSSQLIVHQRVHTGEKPYECIECGKAFSQRSTFNHHQRTHNVEKPSSLLQTVS; encoded by the exons ATGGCTCATGGCTCGAAGTTCAGCATGACACCTGTTTGTTCCACATATATGCCTTGGGCAAGATCCTACCATCCAAGATTATCGCTTACCTTGGCAACCAAGACTTCCGGAATTCAAGAGATACCGGAAGTGACGTTTCCTTGCTTCCCGTCCCGCCATTGTTGCCATTTCTTAGTGTCCTGGAGGTGTGTGGCGCTGGTGAGCCATCGCGCATGCGGGTGGCGACGCGGTGGGAAGTGCGGCCCGCACTCGGGGCGCGACACCGGCAGAGCCGGGGTGCTTGCCCGAGGCGGAGCCTCCTCGCGCTCGGGTCGCTTGGCTTGGGGTCGGCTCGGGTTGTTGGCGCCCGTGCGTCAGCGCTGCACGGGTCAGACGCGGCCAG GTGACACTCTCCTCACCTCCTTTCTTGACTCTGAAAAACAGTTCCTGCAGCTTGAAGCAGAGACTCATTTCCAGTGTGCCTGCTGTAGCTGGGACCAGCTTCTCTCTGGGATCACAATGACCATGGAAGGCAGGGGGACACTAGATATCATCCCCAGGACTGCGGTGTATCAGAAGCAGGAGGGGAGCTTGACTGTAAAGCAGGAACCAGGAAGCCAGACCTGGGGACAGAAGAACTGCCCTCCTGTCTGTGAAATATTCCGACTGCACTTCAGGCAGCTGTGTTACCATGAGATGTCTGGCCCTCAGCAGGCCCTGAGCCGGCTCAGGGAGCTCTGCCACTGGTGGCTGATGCCAGAGGTCCACACCAAGGAGCAGATCCTGGAGCTGCTGGTGCTGGAGCAGTTCCTGAGCATCCTGCCCAGGGAGCTTCAGACCTGGGTGCAGCTGCATCACCCCGAGACTGGCGAGGAGGCTGTGGCCGTGGTGGAGGATTTCCAGAGACACCTTAGTGAGTCAGGGGAG GTTTCACCTCCAGTACAAGAACAGGATGTGCATTTAAAGAAGATGGTAGCTCTGCGTGCCACAGAGCAGTCGCCTACCTTAACCTCTGGTTGTTGCTCAGCCCCTGATGACCTCTTGAATCCTCCCTGTGACCCAGGAGCACACCACTTCCCCAGTGGACACTTCG GTAAGAACAGGATGGGAAGTTCTGAGTACAGCCCCAAGCAGGGCATTTCTAAAGGATCACATTCACTTGACACATCCTCAGGAGGACTCTTTGGAGTGGCCCTGGTAGAACCAGAGTCTGGAGATATCTGTGAAGACCCTTTAGCACAGGTGGAAGGGTGTCCCTCAGATGAAGGCAGTGAACTAGAAAGTGATTTCCTGGAAAAGAATGATGagaaaaattccaccaaagacaGAATCGAGGACAGTAAAGATGTAAGGGAACGTCCAGAATCGCCCTCCAGTCCTGCTGAGCATCAGAGAGAAGCCAAGAGGCAGAATTCCTATCAATGTGATGAATGTGGCAAAATTTTTAACCGGAGCTCACACCTCCTTGGACATCGGAGAATCCACACTGGAGAGAGACCCTCTGAATGTAATGAGTGTGGGAAGACCTTCCTACAGACATCTCAGCTAATTGTTCACCTCAGAACACACACTCAGGAAAAACCTTATGAATGTCAAGAGTCTGGGAAGACTTATTGTCACAGTTCCCGTCTTATTCAACACCAGAGACTCCATAATGGGGAGAAACCTTATAAAGGTAATGAATGTGTAAAAGCTTCCATTCAGAGTTCCCAGCTCATAGACCACAAGGGAGCCCACGCTGCAGAGAAACCTAATGAGTCTGAAGAGGCATTCATTTGGAGCAAAAGTCTCCAACATCAGGTCCTTCATACCAGTAAGAAGCCCTATGagtgtaatgaatgtgggaaagCCTTCTGTTCCAACAGAAATCTTACTGACCACCAGAGGATCCACACTGGGGAGAAGCCTTATGAGTGCATTGAGTGTGGCAAGGCCTTTAGTCGGAGTAAGTGTCTTACTCGACATCAGAGTCTCCACACTGGGGAAAAACCAtacaaatgcagtgaatgtgggaaagccttcagtcagaactctcagctcattGACCATGAACGAATTCACACAGGTGAAAAGCCTTTCGAATGTAGTGAGTGTGGTAAGAAATTCAGTTTAAGTAAATGCCTTATTCGGCACCAGAGACTTCACACTGGAGAAAAGCCCTACAAATGCAGTGAGTGTGGAAAATCCTTCAATCAAAATTCTCACCTCATTATACACCAGAGAATTCACACTGGTGAGAAACCTTATGgatgtaatgaatgtgggaaggTCTTCAGTTATAGTTCTAGCCTTATGGTGCATCAGAGAACCCATACTGGTGAAAAGCCTTATAAATGTAAAGACTGCATGAAATCCTTTGGTGACAGTTCACAGCTTATTGTGCACCAGAGAGTTCACACTGGTGAGAAGCCTTATGAATGTATTgaatgtgggaaagcctttagTCAGCGTTCCACCTTTAACCACCATCAGCGAACTCACAACGTGGAGAAGCCCTCAAGTCTGCTTCAGACAGTATCCTAA
- the Zkscan7 gene encoding zinc finger protein with KRAB and SCAN domains 7 isoform X4: MTPVCSTYMPWARSYHPRLSLTLATKTSGIQEIPEVTFPCFPSRHCCHFLVSWRCVALVSHRACGWRRGGKCGPHSGRDTGRAGVLARGGASSRSGRLAWGRLGLLAPVRQRCTGQTRPGDTLLTSFLDSEKQFLQLEAETHFQCACCSWDQLLSGITMTMEGRGTLDIIPRTAVYQKQEGSLTVKQEPGSQTWGQKNCPPVCEIFRLHFRQLCYHEMSGPQQALSRLRELCHWWLMPEVHTKEQILELLVLEQFLSILPRELQTWVQLHHPETGEEAVAVVEDFQRHLSESGEVSPPVQEQDVHLKKMVALRATEQSPTLTSGCCSAPDDLLNPPCDPGAHHFPSGHFDPAFPRVGNSRAQAVASVLRMVRPQVRTGWEVLSTAPSRAFLKDHIHLTHPQEDSLEWPW, translated from the exons ATGACACCTGTTTGTTCCACATATATGCCTTGGGCAAGATCCTACCATCCAAGATTATCGCTTACCTTGGCAACCAAGACTTCCGGAATTCAAGAGATACCGGAAGTGACGTTTCCTTGCTTCCCGTCCCGCCATTGTTGCCATTTCTTAGTGTCCTGGAGGTGTGTGGCGCTGGTGAGCCATCGCGCATGCGGGTGGCGACGCGGTGGGAAGTGCGGCCCGCACTCGGGGCGCGACACCGGCAGAGCCGGGGTGCTTGCCCGAGGCGGAGCCTCCTCGCGCTCGGGTCGCTTGGCTTGGGGTCGGCTCGGGTTGTTGGCGCCCGTGCGTCAGCGCTGCACGGGTCAGACGCGGCCAG GTGACACTCTCCTCACCTCCTTTCTTGACTCTGAAAAACAGTTCCTGCAGCTTGAAGCAGAGACTCATTTCCAGTGTGCCTGCTGTAGCTGGGACCAGCTTCTCTCTGGGATCACAATGACCATGGAAGGCAGGGGGACACTAGATATCATCCCCAGGACTGCGGTGTATCAGAAGCAGGAGGGGAGCTTGACTGTAAAGCAGGAACCAGGAAGCCAGACCTGGGGACAGAAGAACTGCCCTCCTGTCTGTGAAATATTCCGACTGCACTTCAGGCAGCTGTGTTACCATGAGATGTCTGGCCCTCAGCAGGCCCTGAGCCGGCTCAGGGAGCTCTGCCACTGGTGGCTGATGCCAGAGGTCCACACCAAGGAGCAGATCCTGGAGCTGCTGGTGCTGGAGCAGTTCCTGAGCATCCTGCCCAGGGAGCTTCAGACCTGGGTGCAGCTGCATCACCCCGAGACTGGCGAGGAGGCTGTGGCCGTGGTGGAGGATTTCCAGAGACACCTTAGTGAGTCAGGGGAG GTTTCACCTCCAGTACAAGAACAGGATGTGCATTTAAAGAAGATGGTAGCTCTGCGTGCCACAGAGCAGTCGCCTACCTTAACCTCTGGTTGTTGCTCAGCCCCTGATGACCTCTTGAATCCTCCCTGTGACCCAGGAGCACACCACTTCCCCAGTGGACACTTCG ATCCTGCTTTTCCCAGAGTGGGGAACTCCAGAGCCCAGGCAGTGGCTAGTGTGCTTAGGATGGTCAGGCCTCAG GTAAGAACAGGATGGGAAGTTCTGAGTACAGCCCCAAGCAGGGCATTTCTAAAGGATCACATTCACTTGACACATCCTCAGGAGGACTCTTTGGAGTGGCCCTGGTAG
- the Zkscan7 gene encoding zinc finger protein with KRAB and SCAN domains 7 isoform X2, whose translation MTMEGRGTLDIIPRTAVYQKQEGSLTVKQEPGSQTWGQKNCPPVCEIFRLHFRQLCYHEMSGPQQALSRLRELCHWWLMPEVHTKEQILELLVLEQFLSILPRELQTWVQLHHPETGEEAVAVVEDFQRHLSESGEVSPPVQEQDVHLKKMVALRATEQSPTLTSGCCSAPDDLLNPPCDPGAHHFPSGHFDPAFPRVGNSRAQAVASVLRMVRPQETAVNKACMQEKWSVLCEAEVVRDEHGPAYLGKNRMGSSEYSPKQGISKGSHSLDTSSGGLFGVALVEPESGDICEDPLAQVEGCPSDEGSELESDFLEKNDEKNSTKDRIEDSKDVRERPESPSSPAEHQREAKRQNSYQCDECGKIFNRSSHLLGHRRIHTGERPSECNECGKTFLQTSQLIVHLRTHTQEKPYECQESGKTYCHSSRLIQHQRLHNGEKPYKGNECVKASIQSSQLIDHKGAHAAEKPNESEEAFIWSKSLQHQVLHTSKKPYECNECGKAFCSNRNLTDHQRIHTGEKPYECIECGKAFSRSKCLTRHQSLHTGEKPYKCSECGKAFSQNSQLIDHERIHTGEKPFECSECGKKFSLSKCLIRHQRLHTGEKPYKCSECGKSFNQNSHLIIHQRIHTGEKPYGCNECGKVFSYSSSLMVHQRTHTGEKPYKCKDCMKSFGDSSQLIVHQRVHTGEKPYECIECGKAFSQRSTFNHHQRTHNVEKPSSLLQTVS comes from the exons ATGACCATGGAAGGCAGGGGGACACTAGATATCATCCCCAGGACTGCGGTGTATCAGAAGCAGGAGGGGAGCTTGACTGTAAAGCAGGAACCAGGAAGCCAGACCTGGGGACAGAAGAACTGCCCTCCTGTCTGTGAAATATTCCGACTGCACTTCAGGCAGCTGTGTTACCATGAGATGTCTGGCCCTCAGCAGGCCCTGAGCCGGCTCAGGGAGCTCTGCCACTGGTGGCTGATGCCAGAGGTCCACACCAAGGAGCAGATCCTGGAGCTGCTGGTGCTGGAGCAGTTCCTGAGCATCCTGCCCAGGGAGCTTCAGACCTGGGTGCAGCTGCATCACCCCGAGACTGGCGAGGAGGCTGTGGCCGTGGTGGAGGATTTCCAGAGACACCTTAGTGAGTCAGGGGAG GTTTCACCTCCAGTACAAGAACAGGATGTGCATTTAAAGAAGATGGTAGCTCTGCGTGCCACAGAGCAGTCGCCTACCTTAACCTCTGGTTGTTGCTCAGCCCCTGATGACCTCTTGAATCCTCCCTGTGACCCAGGAGCACACCACTTCCCCAGTGGACACTTCG ATCCTGCTTTTCCCAGAGTGGGGAACTCCAGAGCCCAGGCAGTGGCTAGTGTGCTTAGGATGGTCAGGCCTCAG GAGACTGCAGTGAACAAGGCCTGTATGCAGGAAAAGTGGAGTGTCCTGTGTGAGGCGGAGGTGGTGAGAGATGAGCACGGCCCGGCCTATCTGG GTAAGAACAGGATGGGAAGTTCTGAGTACAGCCCCAAGCAGGGCATTTCTAAAGGATCACATTCACTTGACACATCCTCAGGAGGACTCTTTGGAGTGGCCCTGGTAGAACCAGAGTCTGGAGATATCTGTGAAGACCCTTTAGCACAGGTGGAAGGGTGTCCCTCAGATGAAGGCAGTGAACTAGAAAGTGATTTCCTGGAAAAGAATGATGagaaaaattccaccaaagacaGAATCGAGGACAGTAAAGATGTAAGGGAACGTCCAGAATCGCCCTCCAGTCCTGCTGAGCATCAGAGAGAAGCCAAGAGGCAGAATTCCTATCAATGTGATGAATGTGGCAAAATTTTTAACCGGAGCTCACACCTCCTTGGACATCGGAGAATCCACACTGGAGAGAGACCCTCTGAATGTAATGAGTGTGGGAAGACCTTCCTACAGACATCTCAGCTAATTGTTCACCTCAGAACACACACTCAGGAAAAACCTTATGAATGTCAAGAGTCTGGGAAGACTTATTGTCACAGTTCCCGTCTTATTCAACACCAGAGACTCCATAATGGGGAGAAACCTTATAAAGGTAATGAATGTGTAAAAGCTTCCATTCAGAGTTCCCAGCTCATAGACCACAAGGGAGCCCACGCTGCAGAGAAACCTAATGAGTCTGAAGAGGCATTCATTTGGAGCAAAAGTCTCCAACATCAGGTCCTTCATACCAGTAAGAAGCCCTATGagtgtaatgaatgtgggaaagCCTTCTGTTCCAACAGAAATCTTACTGACCACCAGAGGATCCACACTGGGGAGAAGCCTTATGAGTGCATTGAGTGTGGCAAGGCCTTTAGTCGGAGTAAGTGTCTTACTCGACATCAGAGTCTCCACACTGGGGAAAAACCAtacaaatgcagtgaatgtgggaaagccttcagtcagaactctcagctcattGACCATGAACGAATTCACACAGGTGAAAAGCCTTTCGAATGTAGTGAGTGTGGTAAGAAATTCAGTTTAAGTAAATGCCTTATTCGGCACCAGAGACTTCACACTGGAGAAAAGCCCTACAAATGCAGTGAGTGTGGAAAATCCTTCAATCAAAATTCTCACCTCATTATACACCAGAGAATTCACACTGGTGAGAAACCTTATGgatgtaatgaatgtgggaaggTCTTCAGTTATAGTTCTAGCCTTATGGTGCATCAGAGAACCCATACTGGTGAAAAGCCTTATAAATGTAAAGACTGCATGAAATCCTTTGGTGACAGTTCACAGCTTATTGTGCACCAGAGAGTTCACACTGGTGAGAAGCCTTATGAATGTATTgaatgtgggaaagcctttagTCAGCGTTCCACCTTTAACCACCATCAGCGAACTCACAACGTGGAGAAGCCCTCAAGTCTGCTTCAGACAGTATCCTAA
- the Zkscan7 gene encoding zinc finger protein with KRAB and SCAN domains 7 isoform X3, with amino-acid sequence MGSSEYSPKQGISKGSHSLDTSSGGLFGVALVEPESGDICEDPLAQVEGCPSDEGSELESDFLEKNDEKNSTKDRIEDSKDVRERPESPSSPAEHQREAKRQNSYQCDECGKIFNRSSHLLGHRRIHTGERPSECNECGKTFLQTSQLIVHLRTHTQEKPYECQESGKTYCHSSRLIQHQRLHNGEKPYKGNECVKASIQSSQLIDHKGAHAAEKPNESEEAFIWSKSLQHQVLHTSKKPYECNECGKAFCSNRNLTDHQRIHTGEKPYECIECGKAFSRSKCLTRHQSLHTGEKPYKCSECGKAFSQNSQLIDHERIHTGEKPFECSECGKKFSLSKCLIRHQRLHTGEKPYKCSECGKSFNQNSHLIIHQRIHTGEKPYGCNECGKVFSYSSSLMVHQRTHTGEKPYKCKDCMKSFGDSSQLIVHQRVHTGEKPYECIECGKAFSQRSTFNHHQRTHNVEKPSSLLQTVS; translated from the coding sequence ATGGGAAGTTCTGAGTACAGCCCCAAGCAGGGCATTTCTAAAGGATCACATTCACTTGACACATCCTCAGGAGGACTCTTTGGAGTGGCCCTGGTAGAACCAGAGTCTGGAGATATCTGTGAAGACCCTTTAGCACAGGTGGAAGGGTGTCCCTCAGATGAAGGCAGTGAACTAGAAAGTGATTTCCTGGAAAAGAATGATGagaaaaattccaccaaagacaGAATCGAGGACAGTAAAGATGTAAGGGAACGTCCAGAATCGCCCTCCAGTCCTGCTGAGCATCAGAGAGAAGCCAAGAGGCAGAATTCCTATCAATGTGATGAATGTGGCAAAATTTTTAACCGGAGCTCACACCTCCTTGGACATCGGAGAATCCACACTGGAGAGAGACCCTCTGAATGTAATGAGTGTGGGAAGACCTTCCTACAGACATCTCAGCTAATTGTTCACCTCAGAACACACACTCAGGAAAAACCTTATGAATGTCAAGAGTCTGGGAAGACTTATTGTCACAGTTCCCGTCTTATTCAACACCAGAGACTCCATAATGGGGAGAAACCTTATAAAGGTAATGAATGTGTAAAAGCTTCCATTCAGAGTTCCCAGCTCATAGACCACAAGGGAGCCCACGCTGCAGAGAAACCTAATGAGTCTGAAGAGGCATTCATTTGGAGCAAAAGTCTCCAACATCAGGTCCTTCATACCAGTAAGAAGCCCTATGagtgtaatgaatgtgggaaagCCTTCTGTTCCAACAGAAATCTTACTGACCACCAGAGGATCCACACTGGGGAGAAGCCTTATGAGTGCATTGAGTGTGGCAAGGCCTTTAGTCGGAGTAAGTGTCTTACTCGACATCAGAGTCTCCACACTGGGGAAAAACCAtacaaatgcagtgaatgtgggaaagccttcagtcagaactctcagctcattGACCATGAACGAATTCACACAGGTGAAAAGCCTTTCGAATGTAGTGAGTGTGGTAAGAAATTCAGTTTAAGTAAATGCCTTATTCGGCACCAGAGACTTCACACTGGAGAAAAGCCCTACAAATGCAGTGAGTGTGGAAAATCCTTCAATCAAAATTCTCACCTCATTATACACCAGAGAATTCACACTGGTGAGAAACCTTATGgatgtaatgaatgtgggaaggTCTTCAGTTATAGTTCTAGCCTTATGGTGCATCAGAGAACCCATACTGGTGAAAAGCCTTATAAATGTAAAGACTGCATGAAATCCTTTGGTGACAGTTCACAGCTTATTGTGCACCAGAGAGTTCACACTGGTGAGAAGCCTTATGAATGTATTgaatgtgggaaagcctttagTCAGCGTTCCACCTTTAACCACCATCAGCGAACTCACAACGTGGAGAAGCCCTCAAGTCTGCTTCAGACAGTATCCTAA